The Streptomyces camelliae genome window below encodes:
- a CDS encoding class I SAM-dependent methyltransferase, translated as MSAATTPKPEILAAFEAAKGFMPVDEGLALYAVAVEAGRLGLPLLEVGTYCGRSTVLLADAARAAGVGALTVDHHRGSEEQQPGWDYHDPATVDPEVGLMDTLPTFRRTLFKAGLEEHVIALVGRSPQIAAIWNSPLGLVFVDGGHTDEHAGADYEGWAPHVAEGGFLVIHDVFPEPEDEFTGQAPYRVYLRALASGAFEEVSVTGSLRVLRRTRAGI; from the coding sequence ATGTCCGCCGCCACCACCCCCAAGCCCGAGATCCTGGCCGCGTTCGAAGCGGCCAAGGGGTTCATGCCCGTGGACGAGGGGCTGGCTCTCTACGCGGTGGCTGTGGAGGCGGGGCGGCTGGGGTTGCCGTTGCTTGAGGTCGGGACGTACTGCGGGCGGTCCACCGTGCTGCTCGCCGATGCGGCTCGGGCGGCCGGGGTCGGTGCGCTGACCGTCGATCACCACCGGGGCAGTGAGGAGCAGCAGCCGGGGTGGGACTACCACGATCCGGCGACCGTGGACCCCGAGGTGGGGCTGATGGACACGCTGCCGACGTTCCGCCGCACGCTGTTCAAGGCGGGGTTGGAGGAGCACGTGATCGCCCTCGTGGGCCGTTCCCCGCAGATCGCGGCGATCTGGAACTCCCCGCTCGGCCTCGTCTTCGTCGACGGCGGCCACACCGACGAGCACGCCGGCGCCGACTACGAGGGCTGGGCGCCGCACGTCGCCGAGGGGGGCTTCCTCGTCATCCACGACGTCTTCCCGGAGCCCGAGGACGAGTTCACCGGACAGGCGCCGTACCGGGTGTATCTGCGGGCTCTCGCGTCCGGGGCGTTCGAGGAGGTCTCCGTCACCGGTTCGCTCCGTGTCCTGCGCCGAACGCGGGCGGGGATCTGA
- a CDS encoding MFS transporter, with translation MTHTTTDQPARRASGAVVPVLAFAGIVVAVMQTLLVPVIKDLPQLLSTAPSNATWVLTSTLLSGAVATPIMGRLGDLYGKRRMLILSLAVMVVGALVSALTSQLLTMIVGRTLQGFAMGAIPLGIGLMRDMLPREKLGSAMALMSSSIGVGGGLALPAAALVAQHTNWHALFYGAAGLGVIAITLTLIVVPESPMRAEGSFDLVGALGLSTGLVLLLLPITKGSDWGWSSGTTLGLFGAAVVVLVLWGLFELRVEAPLVDLRTTARPAVLFTNLASIMVGVAFYVVSLVLPQLLQLPKATGYGLGQSMVVAGLCVAPLGLTMMFTAPVYARLSARYGPKTTLILGLLIIALGYGGGLGLMDAAWQTIVTSVVLGAGIGLAYSSLPALIVGAVPASETGAANGLNTLMRSIGTSVSSAVIGMVLANTANNVGGIAIPTMHGFRVSFLIATAAVAVGLLLALFLPKAGRPAQQHVQLRASSEEDAVLEQAEEVLRGFRGRVLDASGVPVARAKVTLIDRRGRQAGATLSETDGTYALAVPGSGAYVLAAKAPGHGPLASSATHSGEERAVELDLSLPGEVVSA, from the coding sequence ATGACCCACACGACGACCGACCAGCCGGCCCGGAGGGCGAGCGGGGCCGTAGTGCCCGTGCTCGCCTTCGCGGGCATCGTCGTCGCGGTGATGCAGACGCTGCTCGTGCCGGTCATCAAGGACCTGCCGCAGCTGCTGAGCACCGCCCCCAGCAACGCCACCTGGGTACTGACCTCGACCCTGCTGTCCGGCGCCGTCGCCACCCCGATCATGGGCCGCCTCGGCGACCTGTACGGCAAGCGGCGGATGCTGATCCTCAGCCTCGCCGTCATGGTGGTCGGTGCCCTGGTCAGCGCGCTCACCAGCCAGCTGCTCACCATGATCGTCGGCCGTACGCTGCAGGGCTTCGCCATGGGCGCGATCCCGCTCGGCATCGGCCTCATGCGCGACATGCTGCCCCGCGAGAAGCTCGGCTCGGCCATGGCCCTGATGAGCTCCTCCATCGGCGTCGGCGGCGGTCTCGCGCTGCCCGCCGCCGCACTGGTCGCGCAGCACACGAACTGGCACGCCCTCTTCTACGGCGCCGCCGGCCTCGGCGTCATCGCCATCACCCTCACCCTGATCGTCGTACCCGAGTCGCCGATGCGCGCCGAGGGCTCCTTCGACCTGGTGGGCGCGCTCGGCCTGTCCACCGGCCTGGTGCTGCTCCTGCTGCCGATCACCAAGGGCAGCGACTGGGGCTGGTCCTCCGGCACCACGCTCGGCCTGTTCGGCGCGGCGGTCGTCGTCCTCGTCCTGTGGGGCCTGTTCGAACTGCGGGTCGAGGCACCCCTGGTCGACCTGCGCACCACCGCGCGCCCGGCCGTCCTCTTCACCAACCTCGCGTCGATCATGGTCGGCGTCGCCTTCTACGTCGTCTCGCTCGTCCTGCCCCAGCTGCTCCAGCTGCCGAAGGCCACCGGCTACGGCCTCGGCCAGTCCATGGTCGTCGCGGGCCTGTGCGTGGCCCCGCTGGGCCTGACGATGATGTTCACGGCTCCGGTCTACGCCCGCCTGTCCGCCCGCTACGGCCCGAAGACCACCCTGATCCTCGGCCTGCTGATCATCGCGCTCGGCTACGGCGGCGGCCTCGGCCTGATGGACGCGGCCTGGCAGACCATCGTCACGTCCGTCGTCCTCGGCGCGGGCATCGGTCTCGCCTACTCGTCCCTGCCGGCGCTGATCGTGGGTGCCGTGCCCGCCTCGGAGACCGGCGCGGCCAACGGCCTGAACACGCTGATGCGGTCCATCGGTACGTCGGTGTCGAGCGCCGTCATCGGCATGGTGCTGGCCAACACGGCGAACAACGTGGGCGGCATCGCGATCCCGACCATGCACGGCTTCCGGGTGTCCTTCCTCATCGCCACGGCCGCGGTCGCGGTGGGCCTGCTGCTGGCGCTGTTCCTGCCGAAGGCCGGCCGGCCGGCTCAGCAGCACGTTCAACTGCGGGCCAGCAGTGAGGAGGACGCCGTGCTGGAGCAGGCCGAGGAGGTGCTGCGGGGGTTCCGCGGGCGGGTTCTGGACGCCTCCGGTGTTCCTGTCGCGCGGGCCAAGGTCACGCTGATCGACCGGCGGGGGCGGCAGGCCGGAGCGACTCTCTCCGAGACGGACGGCACGTATGCCCTGGCAGTACCTGGCTCGGGTGCGTATGTGCTGGCCGCGAAGGCGCCGGGGCACGGTCCGCTCGCCTCTTCCGCCACGCATTCCGGTGAGGAGCGGGCTGTCGAGCTGGATCTTTCGTTGCCGGGGGAGGTTGTGAGCGCCTAG
- a CDS encoding lipid-transfer protein: MKAYVAGVGMTRFEKPETRSWQYWDMAREAGRAALADAGISYADVEQVPVGYCFQPSTAGQRAVYELGLTGIPVYNVNNNCATGATALMLARQLVEGGACDCVLALGFEKMKKGALGGGADGGDFSASPVARHYAVMAARHGFEPAPPTAQIFGDAAREHMERYGTTEAQLAAVAAKNHRHSAHNPYAQFRDVYEVADILSARMVHRPLTKLQCSPTSDGAAAAVVVSRRFADERGLSGLVEIAGQAMATDTEESFASGSCIDVVGQPMSREAAGRAYELSGLGIEDVDVIELHDCFSVNELLTYEALGMCETGESGKLVESGATTYGGRWVVNPSGGLISKGHPLGATGLAQTAELVWQLRGEAGERQVPGARVGLAHNIGLGGAAVVTLLRGL, encoded by the coding sequence ATGAAGGCCTACGTCGCCGGGGTCGGGATGACCAGGTTCGAGAAGCCCGAGACCCGTTCATGGCAGTACTGGGACATGGCGCGGGAGGCGGGCAGGGCGGCCCTCGCGGACGCCGGGATCTCGTACGCGGACGTGGAACAGGTTCCCGTCGGCTACTGCTTCCAGCCCTCCACCGCCGGCCAGCGGGCGGTGTACGAGCTCGGGCTCACCGGGATCCCCGTGTACAACGTCAACAACAACTGCGCGACCGGCGCCACCGCCCTGATGCTTGCCCGGCAGCTCGTCGAGGGCGGCGCCTGTGACTGCGTGCTGGCGCTGGGCTTCGAGAAGATGAAGAAGGGCGCGCTGGGGGGTGGGGCGGACGGGGGTGACTTCTCGGCATCCCCGGTGGCCCGGCACTACGCCGTCATGGCCGCCCGGCACGGCTTCGAACCGGCCCCGCCGACCGCGCAGATCTTCGGCGACGCGGCCCGCGAGCACATGGAGCGGTACGGCACGACGGAGGCGCAGCTCGCCGCCGTCGCCGCCAAGAACCACCGGCACTCCGCGCACAACCCGTACGCGCAGTTCCGGGACGTGTACGAGGTGGCCGACATCCTGTCCGCGCGGATGGTGCACCGGCCGCTGACCAAGCTCCAGTGCTCGCCGACCTCGGACGGCGCGGCGGCCGCTGTCGTGGTGTCGCGGCGGTTCGCCGACGAGCGCGGGCTGTCCGGGCTGGTGGAGATCGCCGGGCAGGCCATGGCCACGGACACCGAGGAGTCCTTCGCGTCCGGCTCCTGTATCGACGTCGTCGGACAGCCGATGTCGCGGGAGGCGGCCGGCCGGGCGTACGAGCTGTCCGGGCTCGGCATCGAGGACGTCGACGTGATCGAGCTGCACGACTGCTTCTCCGTCAACGAGCTGCTGACGTACGAGGCGCTCGGCATGTGCGAGACGGGGGAGTCCGGGAAGCTGGTCGAGTCGGGCGCGACGACGTACGGCGGCCGCTGGGTGGTGAACCCGTCCGGCGGACTGATCTCCAAGGGCCACCCGCTGGGCGCGACCGGCCTCGCCCAGACCGCCGAACTGGTCTGGCAGCTGCGCGGCGAGGCGGGGGAGCGGCAGGTGCCCGGGGCGCGAGTGGGGCTCGCGCACAACATCGGGCTGGGCGGGGCGGCGGTGGTGACGCTGCTGCGGGGGCTGTAG
- a CDS encoding response regulator transcription factor has translation MPRDGRPATCIRVLLAEDQGMMRGALALLLGMEDDIEVVAQVSRGDAIVEAALLHRPDVALLDIELPGASGLDAAAELREQAPDCRVLILTTFGRPGYLRRAMEAGAAGFLVKDGPVEELAEAVRRVLTGETVVDPALAAAALSAGPNPLTARECDVLKASVDGATVADIAGRLHLSESTVRNYLSSAIGKTGTRNRAEAVREARQQGWL, from the coding sequence ATGCCCCGGGACGGCAGGCCCGCCACGTGCATCCGGGTCCTGCTCGCCGAGGACCAGGGGATGATGCGAGGGGCCCTCGCGCTGCTCCTCGGCATGGAGGACGACATCGAGGTCGTCGCCCAGGTCTCCCGGGGTGACGCGATCGTCGAAGCGGCGCTGCTGCACCGGCCGGACGTGGCCCTGCTGGACATCGAACTGCCGGGCGCCAGCGGGCTGGACGCGGCGGCCGAGCTGCGCGAGCAGGCGCCCGACTGCCGGGTGCTCATCCTCACCACCTTCGGCCGGCCCGGCTATCTGCGCCGGGCCATGGAGGCCGGGGCGGCCGGGTTCCTCGTCAAGGACGGACCCGTGGAGGAACTGGCCGAGGCCGTCCGGCGCGTGCTCACCGGTGAGACCGTGGTCGACCCCGCGCTCGCCGCCGCCGCGCTCAGCGCCGGGCCGAATCCGCTGACGGCCCGTGAGTGCGACGTGCTGAAGGCGTCGGTGGACGGGGCGACCGTCGCCGACATCGCCGGCCGGCTGCACCTGTCCGAGTCCACGGTCCGGAACTACCTGTCCTCCGCCATCGGCAAGACCGGCACCCGGAACCGGGCGGAGGCCGTACGCGAGGCCCGGCAGCAGGGGTGGCTGTGA